The region ACGGGTAGACGTGATCGAGCGATGACCAGTGAAGAAGGCCGACTGGCCACTGCCTCCTGGGTGATCGTCAATCAAGATCAGACAATGACTTTTGGTAAATCATGCACTGGTTGCTGGCTAATTAAGATTGGACATGGACTCTTGGGTAATCAAGACCAAGCACTTCTAAGCAGGTAATAATTGTCGAGCACTGCCTATTGGGTAATTGGGATAGAGCATTACCTGTTAGGCATTGACAACAAGGTGGTATGGATGCTGCCTATTGTATGGGCAAGATTTGGCATTGACAACTGGGTGTTGATAATCCGGTAGTTGGGATCAGCCATTGGAATAGGGCACTGCCTATTGGACAGCCGAGACTGGGTGTTGCCTATTGGGCATGCTGATTGGGCATGCATTGCTGATTATATGGCCAGTTAGATACAGTTAATTCCCCAAAACATATACAGTCATTTTTGCAGATGTTAAAGTTCCTGAGCAGCTGTTACCTTGTTGAGGTCCTCATGTAAGCCGTCCATCAGGAACAGTAGAAGTTCCTGAGAGTCCTGCTGCTCGTAGCCAGAGAACTGGTCGTTAATTTTACCGATGGTGATTTTAAAGTCTCGAGGGCTGATGAACTTAAACTGACCCGACCACAGAGCTTTCATAATCGCACCAAACTCCTCGGCCACCTCGCCCTTATGGCCCAGGATGTTAGATCtagataaaaaaaaggaaaatgagaTGACCATGACGGCGTACTCTGTACAACTTCCTAAACACTACAGATGTTGGCGTACTTGTTGATGTCATCCTGGTAGCGGTTCCTGTTGAAATATTCGGCCATGAACGGGGTGTTACTCAAACACTGCAGGATTGAGTTCATGTAGCAGGTGTTCCCTAAATTCCGGAGGCCTGTTAGACACGGACCCAATCCACCAAACACTGGGTTCATGGTCCGGATCTTAGCGGCGGATGGACGAGCGAGCTCAGCTTTAGCGTAGGAAGTGGCAGCCACGGGtctgatgacacacacacacgcacacacacacacacacacacaaacacaaatgtaaACTTCAAATGAACGGACAGTGCTATACAGCGTGGGCAGGGCTGTAGGTGGTGGGTGGAGGTATAAAATATGAAGCTATGATGTCACTCACTTGGTTTCTCTGTTCACTGTGGGTGTAGGTGTGGGTTTTCTGGCTGCCTCTGCGTTCAGATCCTGGGTGATATCAGGGGAGGAATACGAGCGCTTCAGTTTGGActgttctcgctctctctccctctcttgctccttctctttttccttctccttctctgtcGTTCCAGCGCTGGGCTTGGGCTTAGAGGGAGTGGCCGGAGGCGTGGCAGGGGGCGTGACAGGGGGGTAAAGGTGCACACGATTGGTGGGGGAGTGATAATACCGATACGTCCCGGTGACCGTGTCCAggaactgaaaacacacacagataaacacgCTTAATCAGGTCTAGGTGAATCAAATGTAGGTATGTTAGGTTTAGGTGAAGCAAATATATGAACATATCAAATGTAGGCTATTTAGATGGGTCCAGATGAATCAAACAACTTATTCAGTTCAAATCTAATAGAGGTGAATGTGAATCAAATTTAGGTGAATCAAATGTGGATGAACCAAATCAAACGTAGGTGAATCACATGTGGATGAACCAAATGGATCTATGTGGATCAAATGTGGATGAATGAAAAGAAGGTGAATCAAACTTGGGTGAATCAGGTCTGGgtggtgaatgtgtgtgaattctgTACCTTCATCCAGCCCTCAGGTAGACCAGGCACCACTCTTCCTATTTCCTCACTCCGGGCACGGGTTAGAGGTTCCcgctgcacacacacgcacacacacacacacatacacacacacacacacatacacacacatacacacacatacacacacatacacacacatacacacacacagggaaataattaattaatattatacaCTGATTACTCCATCAGTCCACACttctgtacatcactacaccaCTCAACACCACTGTGGAGTGTATCAGTGCCAATgccaaacaacacacacacacgcacacacctttAAATCTGAGACAATAGTGTGGGGCAGAGGAGAATCCAGAGACATGCTCTTGAGCTGAGCGTCCAGCGCCTGATCCTTCACCACTCTCTTTCCTTTCTCATCTCCTCCCTCCgctttctcctcctcttcctctgcctTCTGGcgctccagtttcctcctcttctccttctcctcctcttcgttcttcttctcctcctcttctctctgtcgtttctcctcttcctctttccctttcttttcctccAGGTTTGGCTTGACTGAACGATCCGGAATCACAGGGCCGTTGGTCACTGTGGAAACGGGCCCGCCTTTAGCCTCACCTTCTTTGGATATATCTTCTTTGGCTCCACCCTCAGGGGTCGGTTTTCCACCTTCTGAGGGTTTAACCACTGGCTTGGTGGATCGATCGAACTAggagcaaacacaaacacaagaaaaaTTGTACATCAATAAAGTTGGGCAAGGTACACACatgcatgagtgtgagtgtgtgtgtgtgtgtgtgtatacctgtggAATAGTCTTTGCTGTAACTGCAGGCTGCTTTGGACTTGGAACACTGGACACGCTTGGTGTGGGCGTGTGCGTGGGCTGTGTGGTTGGAGAGGGAGTGTGTATATCAGGGGCAGCGGTTTTGCCGTTTGTGTCCACATCTACAGTGCCATTAGTCTGTACATCTTCCACACCATCCGTCACAGACACACTTGCAGGTATGGGCGGAGTCTCCTCCAGACATGGATAGCTGAAGTTCACTAAAGAAGATAACATacctgatgacatcatcaacgAAAGTGTGTTCATGCCCGTGTTCATATTTTGAAGATGGCAAGCTGAAGtttacaccattctgtgtaaactctcgAGACTGCTGTGTGAGGAAAATCCCAGCAGGTCGGAAGTTTCCGAAATACTCATACCAGCCCATCTGGCTCCAACAGCCATGCCACGGGTTACACTTTAAATTTACTTTAAAGGAAAATTACACTttagagatcagactttttcttcatgctgatgtttgatgtgaacattaactgaagctcttgacctgtacctgcTTGACCCGAGTTCAGCCATTGTGCTGCTGtcatctgattggctgattagataactgcatgaatgagcaggtgtacatgtgttcctaataaagtggatgatgAGTGTATGTTAATTAGGTTTGGGTgaatcaaatgtgtgtgtgtgtacgcgtgtaCTCACACTCTGGTACcagggtgagtgtgtgttggcGTGGAGGTCTGATCTTAGCGTTGCTGGTGAACATTGGATAATAAAGAAGCCAGTTTTCATAGCCTCCCTCTAGAACCTGAGGCTCCGTGCGCAGGATCGTCACACTGtcccactgacacacacacacacacacacacacacacacacacacacgcacacacgcagagTGAGAGTCAGACACGAAACTTTCTTAGGCACTACATAAagttgcttttctttttcttcttcctcttattattattattattattattattattaccttgTATAGTGCATCCTTCAGGCTCTGTAAAGTCGTGCCCAGTTTCAGGTCCGTTATGGAGCTGAACCAGTCGAGCAGGACAATATAATCAGCAAAGGCACGCTGC is a window of Ictalurus punctatus breed USDA103 chromosome 4, Coco_2.0, whole genome shotgun sequence DNA encoding:
- the usp8 gene encoding ubiquitin carboxyl-terminal hydrolase 8; its protein translation is MPGVATGVKELYLCTSLGELNKKAEIKLDKASTKHYVQSACKLFKAAEECRLDRDEEKAYVLYMKYLTVYDLIKKRPDFKQQQDFFMSMLGPSSFKKAIEEAEKLSESLKFRYEEEEVRKKLEEREKREEKERREQKAEKDKGRASPKTPEYRKDSKKAKEQNELKTVNSPAPLSGGISAQQLYTMMKDPTLTVLVMDTRKQADFEESHMAVPNQKCISVPEEAVSPGITVNQILMKLPSESLPQWEQRAFADYIVLLDWFSSITDLKLGTTLQSLKDALYKWDSVTILRTEPQVLEGGYENWLLYYPMFTSNAKIRPPRQHTLTLVPELNFSYPCLEETPPIPASVSVTDGVEDVQTNGTVDVDTNGKTAAPDIHTPSPTTQPTHTPTPSVSSVPSPKQPAVTAKTIPQFDRSTKPVVKPSEGGKPTPEGGAKEDISKEGEAKGGPVSTVTNGPVIPDRSVKPNLEEKKGKEEEEKRQREEEEKKNEEEEKEKRRKLERQKAEEEEEKAEGGDEKGKRVVKDQALDAQLKSMSLDSPLPHTIVSDLKREPLTRARSEEIGRVVPGLPEGWMKFLDTVTGTYRYYHSPTNRVHLYPPVTPPATPPATPSKPKPSAGTTEKEKEKEKEQEREREREQSKLKRSYSSPDITQDLNAEAARKPTPTPTVNRETKPVAATSYAKAELARPSAAKIRTMNPVFGGLGPCLTGLRNLGNTCYMNSILQCLSNTPFMAEYFNRNRYQDDINKSNILGHKGEVAEEFGAIMKALWSGQFKFISPRDFKITIGKINDQFSGYEQQDSQELLLFLMDGLHEDLNKADNRKRWKDEACDTMDDVSAADGAWQKHKLLNESIIVSLFQGQFKSTLQCLTCHHRSRTFETFMYLSLPLASSYKCSLQECLKVFSKEEKLTDNNKVFCPHCKAQREFTKKLEIWKVPPILLVHLKRFWYEGRWKQKLQTSVDFPLENLDLSQYVIGPKTSLKRYNLYAVSNHYGGLDGGHYTAYCRNAARQNWFKFDDHEVSEISTSSVKSSAAYIFFYSSL